The genomic stretch TCTCGTCAAGCTGACATAAGAATCGGTTGAGATGCCCGTATTGGCTGGCGGTTAAACCCGCTTGGCCACGATCCACCAACTGCTGGCAGTAATCGAGACGATACTTTTCGATTTGCTCAACCTGACGATAATAGTCTTCAAGCTCAGAGCGCGCTTTGTTCAGCGCAAGTACGGCTTGGTCTTCGCGCTCTTTGGTCTGCTCAAGTAGGAATTCCATCGCATTATTCATACGCTATTACCCACCCAAAATATTTCTGAGCATATTGACGCACATATCGTATGGCACCGATTCTTTCATACGCTGCTGCAAGTATTCGTCTAGCTTTGGCTTTAATGTAAATGCGCCATCGATAGCC from Vibrio parahaemolyticus encodes the following:
- the fliJ gene encoding flagellar export protein FliJ, which produces MNNAMEFLLEQTKEREDQAVLALNKARSELEDYYRQVEQIEKYRLDYCQQLVDRGQAGLTASQYGHLNRFLCQLDETLSKQKQAEHHFKEQVENCKDYWLKMRQERMSYEWMIEKKAKEKQIAEAKREQKQMDEFSTLLFSRKAKPF